A genomic region of Salinibacterium sp. NK8237 contains the following coding sequences:
- a CDS encoding PhzF family phenazine biosynthesis protein, which translates to MSPRQPSDHDYDSAPATNVLRLAAFASEPGGGNPAGVVLDASALSDAAMQRIAADVGYAETAFLIEPGSDTDRTVRVRYFSPVAEVPFCGHATVATAVALAERRGTGSFTFETPVGLVIVHTARSDADSDAAITPAGGAASASVTASFTSVEPHVRELDPVVADTLLSLLGLQRSDLDDHWPLGEAFAGNWHPIVTIRSQEVFDAFSFDPASIRALMDERGWAGTVTVVCRQHSDESSTLRVEARNLFPVGDITEDPATGSAAASLGAYLRALGAIEPPARFGVHQGRHVGRPSLLMVDVPPTGGVTVTGTATPIS; encoded by the coding sequence GTGTCACCACGGCAACCATCAGACCATGATTATGACTCGGCCCCAGCGACAAACGTGCTTCGTCTGGCGGCCTTCGCCTCTGAGCCCGGAGGGGGAAACCCTGCCGGCGTCGTCCTCGATGCCTCCGCTCTCAGCGACGCTGCGATGCAGCGAATCGCTGCGGATGTCGGGTACGCCGAGACAGCGTTCCTCATCGAGCCCGGCAGCGACACCGACAGAACCGTTCGAGTGCGCTACTTCTCTCCCGTGGCCGAGGTGCCATTTTGCGGCCACGCGACCGTTGCGACAGCTGTTGCTCTGGCAGAGCGCCGGGGAACCGGTTCCTTCACATTCGAGACTCCGGTTGGGCTCGTCATCGTTCACACAGCGCGATCGGATGCGGATTCGGATGCGGCCATCACTCCAGCAGGAGGCGCGGCTAGCGCTTCGGTGACAGCCTCGTTCACGAGCGTTGAACCTCACGTTCGTGAACTCGACCCCGTGGTTGCCGACACTCTGCTCTCGCTCTTGGGACTCCAGCGTTCCGACCTCGATGACCACTGGCCTCTGGGGGAGGCCTTTGCCGGCAACTGGCATCCCATTGTCACGATCCGCTCCCAAGAAGTCTTTGATGCCTTTAGCTTCGACCCGGCCAGCATCCGTGCTCTGATGGACGAGCGCGGATGGGCGGGAACGGTCACCGTGGTTTGCCGCCAGCACTCCGATGAGTCGTCAACCCTGCGGGTGGAAGCGCGCAACCTTTTCCCGGTGGGCGACATCACCGAAGACCCCGCCACGGGGTCAGCGGCCGCGTCGCTCGGCGCATACCTTCGAGCGTTGGGGGCGATCGAGCCTCCCGCCCGGTTCGGGGTGCACCAAGGGCGCCATGTTGGCCGCCCCAGCCTGCTCATGGTCGACGTGCCGCCCACCGGTGGCGTCACCGTAACAGGCACCGCAACCCCCATCTCCTGA